A stretch of DNA from Methylobacterium sp. CB376:
GGCGGGGATGTGGCGACGCTGCCACGGGCGGACCGCAGGCGCGCGGCGGGGGCTGGTCCGCGGCGGGAGGGTGCCGGCGGTCCGGGCCTGCGGCAGGATCGCGGGTCCCGGGCGGGGCCCGGCGCCCGCATCCGCCCCGCCGCCGAACCCTCAGGACACCCATTTGAGCAGGCGGATGATCCCCATCCCGGCGGCGCGGCGATGGGCCGAGGCGCGTCGGCGGGCCGCGATCTCCGCGCGGTGGGCCGCGTCGCAGCGGTAGGCCGACAGCGGCATGGCGCCGTTCGTCCGGGTCGGGCGCCAGCCGAGCGCCGCCTTGAGGCGGGTCGTGTCGAAGACGAAATCCTGGGTGATCATGCGGTCATGGTAGGGCCCGAGGGGCGAGACCCGCAGGGCGTGGGCCAGCCGCATGGCGAGCAGGGTCGGGGCCGCCGGGAGATGCGCCGCGCGCGCCGGTGCCGGCCGCCGCCACCTGCGCGAAGGTGTCCCGCATCGTGCCGACATGGTCCGCGCCGATGCCGAAGGTGCCGGCGATGCGGGCGCGCCACGCGCGCAGCATCGCGTCGATCAGATCCTGGGCGGCGACGAACCGGGAGCGGTTCCCGCCCCGGCCCACCAGCCAGACCCTGCGCCCCTCGGCGATGAACTCGAACAGGATGGCGAGCAGCCCGAGCCGCCCCTCGTCGATGATGGTCGGCGAGCGCAGGATCGCGGCCGCGAAGTCGCCCGCGTGGTCGGCCAGGATCCTCTCGCCCTCCCACTTGCTGGCACCGTGGATCTCGCACGGCGCGGTCGGGTCGTCCTCGCGCACCGGGCGGTCGAAGCCGTGTCCCCAGAGACAGTTGCTGGAGACGAAGACGAGGTTCGGGACGCCGGCGGCGGCGGTCGCGCGGGCGAGGCAGCGGGTTCCCTCGACGTTGCTGGACCAGATCTCGCGGCGCCCGCGCGCCGCATGGGCGAGGAGGGCCGCGCAATGGAACACCCCCTCGGGGCCCCCGGCGAGCAGCCGGCCGACCAGGAGGCTGCCGAGGAAACCGGAGCCCTCGTGACGAAGAGCCGTGCCATCGCGGTGTTCCCTGGTGGTGAGGGCGGGATCAGGCCGCTGGGGCGCGCCGCGGCGGTCGGAGGGCGGGCAGGAGCCGCGCCGCGGCGGGCAGGCGCGCGGCCTGCGCGAAGCGCGCGCAGGGCACGATCGCGCCGAGGATCGGGAGCCCGACCCGCACCAGAGGCCCCGCGAGCGGCACCAGCAGCCAGGGCGCGGCGAGGGCGGGATTGGTTAAGCTTGACCTTACGTCAGGTGCGTCCGGCGATCGCCGGCTCGGGCGCGGGCAGCAGCCGGTCGCTGCGGCCGCGCAGGCGGTAGGCGAGCAGCCCGGCCCATTCGTGCGCGGCGAGGTCGATGGCCGCGAGCTTGGCGCCGAGGGGCCGCAGGGCCGCCGCGCCGCGCCGCGTCGTGCGGTAGGCCACGGGCCAAGCCAGGAGCGGCGGCCACCCGGCCCGCCGGAACGCGCCCATGGCCCGGGGCATGTGGCTCGCGGAGGTCACGAGCAGCCACGTCTCCCCGGGCCCGGGCCGCGCCAGGGCGCGGGCCTCGACGGCGTTCTCCCAGGTGCTCCGCGAGCGGTCGTCGACGAGGAGCCGGCCGGGGGGCAGGCCGATCTCCTCGAGCAGGGCCCGGCTCGCCTGCGCCTCGGTGAGCCCCTCCCGCCGCCCCGAGGCCGGGCCGCCCGCGAAGACGAGCTTGGCGGCCGGGTAGCGCCGCGCGAGCGCCGCGAAGGCGACGAGCCGGTCCGCCTCCCGGTTCAGGCCCGGCGCGCCGCGCTCCGCCCGGATGCCCTCCGCCAGGGCGCCGCCGAGGACGACCACCCCGTCGACCCGCGCCAGCCCCGCGGCGGCGGGAAAGCGCTCCTCCAGGGGCCGCAGCAGCCACTGGTCCAGGGGCAGGACCAGGACGAGGCCGAGCGCCGCCGCCGCGGCGCCGAGGAGCAAAGCCCCGCCCGCGCGCAGGCGCCGCGGCCCCCCGAGGACCAGCCCGGCGCCGGCCGCGCAGCCGAGGGCCAGCAGGCAGCTCGGCGCGCCGAGGGCGCGCAGCGACGCCAGCACGTCCATCATCATGCCCCCCGCCGGCCCGCGGGGCCGCCCGAATCCGTCGCGACGGGCCGCCGGGCGGGACTCCTACCCGGCCCGCGCGGCCGGCCGCATCAGGGCCGGGTCGAAATCCGCCGCCGGCGCCCGGCGGGCGCGCAGGGCCGGCAGCACCCGCTCGCCGAAGGCGTCGATGAACGCGGCCTGGCCCCCGCCGACCTGGTGCAGGTCGATGCTGTCGAAGCCCAGAGCCGCGCAGGCGGCGATGCGCTCGGTCATCTCGCCGAGATCCGCCGAGACCAGCACCTGGGCGTGCATGTCCTCCGGCCGCACGAACCGCGACGCGGCGTCGAACTCGGCCGGGCTGCGCAATTCCCAGGCGACCGGGCTGCCGAGCTGGTTGAAGCGCCAGGCCGCGTGCGCCTGCGCCAGCGCCTCGGCCGGGTCGCGGGCGAAGCTGAGATCGAGCTTGAGGAAGATCGGCTTGTCGGCGCCGCCGGTCTCCCGGAACGCCTCGACGATCGGGGCGAGCGCCTCGGGCCGGCTGCCCACCGTCAGGAGCCCGTCCGCCCAGGTGCCGAGCCAGGCGGCGGTCTCCGGCGTGGTGGCGGCGCCGACCAGCCGGGTCGGCGTCTCGGGGCGGGACCACACCTTGGCGTCCAGGGCCGAGACCCGGCCGCGATGGGTCACGGTCTCGCCCGCGAGCAGCGCCCGCATGATCTCGGCGCCCTCGCGCAGCCGCGCGTGGCGCTCGGGCCGGTCGGGCCAGGGCGTGCCGGTGACCGATTCGTTGAGGGCCTGCCCGCTGCCGAGCGCGACCCAGGGCAGGCGGCCCGGATACATCTGGCCGAGCGTCGCCACCGCCTGGGCCAGCACTGCCGGGTGGTAGCGCCAGCCGCCCGGCACCGTGATGATCCCGAAGGTCAGGCGCTGCGTCGCCTGGAGCGCCGCCCCGAGCCAGGCCCAGGCGAAGCCCGACTGGCCCTGCGCGGCCGACCAGGGCTGGAGGTGGTCCGACGAGAAGGCGCCGTCGAACCCCGCCTGCTCGGCTCGCTGCACGTGGGCGAGGAGGTCGCGCGGGGCCACCTGCTCGTGCGAGGCGTGGTAGCTGAAGAGCGTCATCGCGCAATCCCGCCGGCCGCCGGTCGGACCGGCTCTCGATGGAGGAACCGCGCAGGCAGGCGCAGGCTCCGCGGAGGGGCGCGGCCTGCCCGCGCGGGCGGGCCGGCCCCTCCGCCGGGGTCACATCCCCACCGCCACCTTGAGGCTGTTGCCCCGCTGGAGGTTGCGGTAGCGGGCCAGCGCCCAGAGGGGGAAGAACTTCGCGTAGCCGTGGTAGCGCAGGTAGAAGACGCGCGGGAACCCGGTCGCCGTGTAGCGGTCCTCGGCCCAGAGCCCGTCCGCCCCCTGGGTGCGGGTCAGGTAGTTGATGCCGCGCGCCACGGCCGGGTTGTCCGCCTCGCCGGCCGCCATCAGCGCGAGCAGCGCCCAGGCGGTCTGCGAGGCCGTGCTCGGCGCCCGCTCGTAGCCGCGATATTCGAGCTTGTAGCTCGACGCGTCCTCGCCCCAGCCGCCGTCGGGGTTCTGGATCGCGGTGAGCCAGGTCACCGCCCGCCGCACCGGCTCGCAGGCGGGGTCGATCCCGGCCGCGTTGAGGGCGCAGAGCACCGACCACGTCCCGTAGATGTAGTTCATGCCCCAGCGGCCGTACCAGCTGCCATCCGCCTCCTGATCGGCGAGCAGGTAGGCGACGCCGCGGTCGAGGGGCGGGCAGGTCTCCCGGGTCTCGCCGAGCTGGGACAGCATCGAGACGCAGCGCGCCGTCACGTCGGCGGTCGGCGGGTCGAGCAGCGCCCCGTGATCCGAGAACGGAATGTAGTTGAGGTAGTGGTAGGTGTTGTCCGCGTCGAAGGCCGCCCAGCCGCCGTCGCGGCTCTGCAGGCCCTCGACCCATTCGCGGGCGCGGGCGATCGAGAGCCCGTAATCGGCCGCGTCGGGCCCGGGGCTGCGGCGGCTCTGCACCCGGTCCATGGCCATCACCACGACCGCGGTGTCGTCGAGGTCCGGGTAGTGCGGGTTGGCGTACTGGAAGGCCCAGCCGCCCGGCCGCACGTCCGGCTTGGAGGCCGCCCAGTCGCCCTTGATGTCGAGCACCTGCAGGGGCTTCAGCCAGTCCATGGCGCGCTTGGCGTGGCGCTCCGCCTCGGTCCCGCCGGCTTCCATCAGGGCGTGGGCGGCGAGCGCCGTGTCCCAGACCGGGGACAGGCAGGGCTGGACGTAGGCCTCGTGCTCCTTGACGGTGACGAGCTTCTCGACCGAAGAGCGGGCCGTGACCGCGAAGGGGTGGTCGTCCGGGTAGCCGAGCGCCTCGAACATCAGCACGGTGTTGACCATGGCTGGGAAGATCGCGCCGAGCCCGTCCTCGCCGTTCAGGCGCTCGCTGACGAAGGCCACCGCCTTGTCGATCGCCCGCGCCCGCGAGCCGGCCGGGAAGAAGCCCTCGACCTTCTGCAGCACCTTGTCGATGGCCGCGAAGACCGGGCGCCAGGGCGAGGATTCCTGCGGGCCGGCCGGCCAGCGCTTCACGCGCTCGGGCGCCTCGACGAAGAGTTCGCGGATGCCGATGCCGCGCGGGTTGCGGGCCCGCGGCTTCTTGGCCTGCAGGACGAAGAGCGGCACCATCACGGTGCGGGCCCAGTAGGAGACCTTGTCGAGGTGGAAGGGGAACCACCGCGGCAGCAGCATCACCTCGACCGGCATCACCGGCACGGCGGTCCACGGCACCTCGCCGTAGAGGGCGAGCATGATCCGGGTGAAGACGTTGGCGTGGGCGGCGCCGCCCCGGCGCAGGATCGCGTCGCGGGCCCGGCGCATGTGGGGCGCGTCGATCGGGTCGCCGACCATCTTGAGGGCGAAGTAGGCCTTGACGGTCGCGCTCATGTCGAAGGGGCCGTCATGGATCAGGGCCCAGCCGTCGTGCTGCGCGCTCTGGGTGCGGCGCAGGTAGGCGGCGATCTTCCCCTCCAATTCGGCCGTCGGGATCGAGCCGCGGAAATGATGGTAGAGGATGTACTCGGACGGAATGGTGGCGTCGGCCTCCAGCTCGAAGCACCAGTGCCCGTCCGCGTTCGCGAGCCGCATGAGAGCCTTCGACGCGAGCGTGACGCGCCGCTCGACGTCGTCGAGCGTGATGTCCTGCGTGCTCGTGCGGTGGAGCGTCTCGACCTTGCCCACGATGATCTCACCTTCTCCTGTCGGGCGGCGCGCCCGACGCCGGTTGGATCCCTGATTCGCGGCGATGCAAGAACGCCGCCTATGCTCAAGCTGTTCCGACGCGGCGCGGCCCTCGTCAAGCCGCTCCGCGCAGAGCTGATCGTTCCTGTGTGAAAAGGGCCGCGGCCGTGGCGCCGGAGCGGATCGCGCCCTCGATGGTCGAGGGCAGCCCCGTCGCGGTCCAATCTCCCGCAAGGGCGAGGTTGGCGAGGTGCGTCCGCGCACCTGGGCGCCGTGCCGCCTGCGCGGGCGTGGCCGCGAAGGTGGCCCGCTTCTCCTTGACGACCTGCCAGCGGGGCAGGGCCGCGCCGGCCTGGCCGGTGAGGCGCGCGACCTCGGCCCAAATCCGCTCGGCGAGATCCTCGCGCGGGGTCTCGAGCAGGCGGTCGGCGCCGCTGATCGTCACCGAGAGCCGGTCCGGATAGGCGAAGAGCCACTCGGTCAGGCCGCCGATCACCCCGAGCAGGAGCGGCGAACCCGGGGGCGGCGCCACCGCGAAATGCGCGTTGACGATGGCGCGGTGCTCCTGCGGGGCGTCGAGGCCGGGCAGCAGGTCGGTCGCCACCCAGGCCGGCAGCGCCATCACGGCGCCGTCCTCCGGCCCCAGCGCCTCGGCGCCGTCCGCGAAGGCGAGGGCGGCGACCCGGTCCCCGGCGATCTCGAGGGCGCGCAGGCGCCGGCCGAAGCGGATCTCGGCGCCCGCGCGCTCCAGGAAGCGCAGGGCCGGCTCCACGAAGGCCGCCGACAGGCCCTCGATCGCCACCAGGGGCCGGCAGGCCCGGCCGCCCGCCCCGAGCGTCTCGCGCAGGATCGCGGCGGCGAGCGCGGCGTCGCTCTCGCGCGGGTCGGTGTTGAGGGCCGCGAGCAGCACCGGATGCCAGAGCCGCTCCCAGAGCAGCCCCTCGCAGGCCATGCTCTCCCCGATCGTGCGGGGATGGCCCGCCCGCATGAGGCCGATCGGCGCGAGGTAGTCCCGCGCGCGGCTGCCCGGCACGCGGCGGCTCGCGTCGAGCACCCACCAGGGCAGGCGGCCGGCATTGGGCCGCAGGGTCCAGCGCTCGCCGGTGGCGAGGTCCGCGAACGGGAAGGCGGCCTCGTCCGGGCCGGTCAGCGCCCCGGCCGGAGCCCCGACCGCGCGCAGGAAGGCGAGGGCGTCGCGGTTGCCCGACAGGAGCAGGTGGTTGCCGTTGTCGATGGTCAGCCCGAGGGCCGGATCGTGGTAGGAGCGGCAGCGCCCGCCGGCCTGCTTGGCGGCCTCGTGCAGGACGACGGGCCGGCCGGCCTGGACCAGCCGCACGGCCGCCGAGAGGCCGGCGAGCCCGGCGCCGAGGACGTGGACGCGGCCGGCCATCACAGGATCCCGTGGCGCAGGAGGACGCCGACCAGCGCGAGCTTGCCGGGCTTCACCCGGGGGCGGGGCGCCGCCCAGCCGCGCGCCCTCAGCCCGTCGAGGATGAGGTGGTAGGCCGCCGCCATGATCCGCGGCGCCTTGGTGGCCCGGCGCGGCGAGGCCGCGATGATGCGCCAGGAGGCCCGGTAATGGGCCTCGGCCTCGGCGGCGAGCGCCTCGCAGACCTCCCCGAGCCGGGGGTGGCGCAGGGCCGCCTCCGGCGTCGGCCGGGGAAGGCCGATGGCGGCGAGGCGCTCGCGCGGCAGGTAGAGCCGCCCGCGCTCCGCGTCCTCGTCGACGTCGCGCAGGATGTTGGTCAGCTGCAGGGCGCGGCCGAGATGGTGGGCGAGGTCGCGGCCCGGCCCCTCGGCGAGGCCGAAGATCCGCACCGAGAGCCGCCCGACCGCGCTCGCGACCCGGTCGCAGTAGAGGTCGAGCACGGCCTCGTCCGGCGCCACGATGTCGGCCTCGGCATCCATCGCCATGCCGTCGATGACGGCCTGGAAATCCTCGCGGCGCAGGCCGAACTGCCCCACCGGCCCGGCGAGCGCGGCGGTGCGCGCCACCGGGCGCCCGGCATAGAGCGCGTCGATGTCGGCCCGCCAGCGGTCGAGCTCGGCCGCGCGCTGCTCGCGCGGGCCGCCGTCGTCGGCCACGTCGTCGACCGCCCGGCAGAAGGCGTAGACCGCGTACATCGCGTCGCGCTGCGCCGCCGGGAGCAGGCGCATCGCCGCGTAGAAGGACGATCCCGCGGCGGGGAGGGCCGGGGCGTCCGGCGCCGGCGGGGCAGGGGCGGGGGAGGCGATGGCGGTCACGGGCGGGCTCCCCGGACGGAGGGGGCGAGGTGCCGCCGGAAGGGCCGGCGGGCGAGGGCGGTGCCGGCCGCCCCGAGGGCGATCAGCGCGAAGGCGGCCTTGCCGTGATGGACGCGCTGGCTCAGCGGGTCGCGGGCCGTGAGGCCGCGGGCCAGCATCACGGCGAGGCGGTGGATGGCGGCGATCTCCATCGCCAGCCGGGTGTCCTCGATCAGGTCGGGCAGGGCCCGTCCCTCGTGCAGGAGGTCGAGGCAGCGGTGGGCCAGCGTGCCGATCACCGCCCGCAGGCCCGGCGAGGCCCGCGGCGCGCCGAGGTCGCCCGCCGCGACCCCGTGCGTCGCCATCAGGTCCTCCGGCAGGTAGACCCGGTCGAGCTGCGAGAAGTCCTTCCCGCAATCCTGCAGGTGGTTGATGATCTGCAGCGCCGCGCAGATCGCGTCCGAGGCCGCCCAGGTCGCGGCCGGATCCTCGCCGTGCACGTCGAGGACGAAGCGGCCGACCGGCATCGCCGAGTAGCGGCAATAGTGCATCAGCTCGTCGAAGCTGGCGTAGCGCGACTTGCGCGCGTCCATCCGGAAGGCGTCGAGCAAGTCGAGGGCGTGGCGCGGGGAGAGGCCGCGCTCGGCCAGCGCCGCGCGCAGGGGCGCGGCCTCGGGATCGTCCGGGCCGGTGCCGGTCAGCGCCGCCGCGAGCCCGTCGAGGAGCGCCACCTTGCGGGACGGGTCGAGGCCCGCATTGTCGGCGACGTCGTCGCCCGCGCGCACGAAATCGTAGAAGGCCAGGATCGGCCGCCGGTGGCGCGGATGGATCAGGTGCGACGCGACCGGAAAGTTCTCGTCGCGGTGCGACTTGCCGGAGCGCGCCTCGGTCGCGGTGGTCATCGGACGTATCCTGCCTGGCGGAACCACGCGACGGCGTCCTCCAGCCCCTGCCGGTAGGGCCGCGCGGCGTAGCCGAGTTCGGCCCGGGCCTTGGCGTCGGAGAAGAACATCCGGTAACGCGACATCCGGATCCCGTCGAGGGTGGCGAGCGGCGCCTTGCCGGTGAAGCGGGCGGCGAGTTCGGAGACGAGGGCGACCGGGTAGACCGCCGCCCGCGGCAGCCGGATGGTCGGGGGCCTGCGCCCGACGAGGCCCGCGATGTCGGCGAGCATCCGCGACAGGAGCACGTTCTCGCCTCCCAGGATGTAGCGCTCGCCGATGCGGCCGCGGCGCAGGGCCAGGAGGTGACCCGCCGCCACGTCGTCCACGTGGGCGAGGTTGAGGCCCGTATCGACGAAGGCCGGCATCCGGCCGTTGGCGGCCTCCACGATGATGCGGCCGGTCGGCGTCGGCTTGACGTCGCGGGGGCCGATCGGCGTCGAGGGATTGACGATCACGGCGGGGAGCCCGTCCCGGGCCACCATCTCGTCGACCACGCGCTCGGCCACGACCTTGCTGCGCTTGTAGGCGCCGATCGCGGTCTCGGGCGTCAGCGGGCGCCGCTCGTCGGCGGGCGTGCCGTCGTCGTGCGGTTTGATCGTCGCCACGCTCGACGTGTAGACGACCCGCTCGACGCCCGCGTCGAGGGCGGCCCGCATCAGCACGCGGGTGCCGTCGCGGTTCGTGCGCACGATCTCCTCCGGGTCCGGCGCCCAGAGGCGGTAATCGGCCGCGGCGTGCACGAGGTAGCGCATGCCCCGCAGGGCGGCGGCGGCGGCGGCCGGGTCGCGCATGTCGCCCTCGGCCACCTCGACGTCGCTCCAGGTCAGGTTGGTGCGCGGGCTCGTCGCCCGCACCAGGATGCGGACCGGGAAGCCGGCGGCGCGGAACACGTCGACCAGCGCCGGTCCGAGAAAGCCGCTCGCGCCGGTGATCAGCACCGGGCCGACCTCCGGCCGGGCTTCAGACAGGGTGCGGTCCGAGGCCTCGATCATGCTCACGTCACTGTCCAGAGAGGCTGCCGCCCGAACCGGCGGCAGGACACCGCCGCGCCGGGCGGCGCACCGCAGGCTGCGGGGGCCAAAGGCCCGCCGCTTCTGCCATTTCGGGGCCCGCCCGACAAGCGCGGGAGGACCGCAGCGTTAACTTCCGCCGCCCAGGACCCGGGTCAGACCCGGCGCAGGCGCGCGCGCTCCCGGCGCACGTCCGGGAGCGCGTGCTCGACGGCTCGGACGATGGCGGGAGCGTCGAGGCCGGCCTGGGCGTACATGCGCTCGGGCGTGTCGTGGTCCTGGTAGCTGTCCGGCAGGGTCAGCGTGCGCACCCGCACCGTCCCGGCATCCAGCGCCCCGCGCCCCGCGAGCAGGTGCAGCACCATCGCGCCGAAGCCCCCGGTCGAGCCCTCCTCCACCGTCACCAGCACCTCGTGGCTGCCCGCAAGATCCAGCAGCAGCCCCTCGTCCAGCGGCTTGGCAAAGCGCGCATCCGCCACCGTCACCCCGATCCCGCGCTCCTCCAGCTGCTCGGCCGCCTTCAGCGCCTCCGCCAGGCGCGTCCCCAGGCTCACCAGCGCCACCCGCGCCCCCTCCGGGCGCCGGATCACCCGGCCGCGGCCCAGCGCCAGAACCTCGCCCTTCTCGGGCAGGTCCACCCCCACCCCCTCGCCCCGCGGGTAGCGGAAGGCGATCGGGCCGGCATCGTGCGCGTGGGCGGTCGCCACCATGTGCACCAGCTCCGCCTCGTCGGCGGCCGCCATCACCACCATGTTGGGCAGGCAGCACAGGTAGGCCAGGTCGAAGGCCCCCGCATGCGTCGCCCCGTCCGCCCCGACCAGGCCGGCCCGGTCGAGCGCGAAGCGCACCGGCAGGTTCTGCAGCGCCACGTCGTGCACGACCTGGTCGTAGGCCCGCTGCAGGAAGGTCGAGTAGATCGCGCAGAACGGCCGGTAGCCCTCCGCCGCCAGCCCGGCCGCGAAGGTCACGGCGTGCTGCTCGGCGATGCCGACGTCGAAGGTGCGCCCCGGATGGGCCTTGGCGAACAGGTCGACCCCGGTGCCGGAGGGCATCGCGGCGGTGATCGCCACCACCTTGTCGTCGGCGTCCGCCGCCTTGACCAGGCTCTCGCCGAACACCCGGGTGTAGGTCGGGGCGTTGGCCTTGGCCTTGACCTGCTGGCCGGAGACGACGTCGAACTTGACCACGGCGTGGCCGCGGTCGGCGGCGGCCTCGGCGGGGGCGTAGCCCTTGCCCTTCTGGGTGACGACGTGGACCAGGACCGGCCCCTCGGGCGCGTCGCGGACGTTCTTGAGGATGGGCAGCAGGTGGTCGAGGTTGTGGCCGTCGATCGGGCCGACGTAGTGGAAGCCGAGCTCCTCGAACATGGTGCCGCCGCCCGCCAGGATGCCGCGGGCGTATTCCTCGGCGCGCACGGCGGTGTCGTAGAGGGCCTTGGGCAGCAGGCGGCCGAACTGGCGGGCGGTGTCGCGCAGGGAGCGGTAGGTGTCGCCGGAGACCAGGCGGGCGAGGTAGGCCGACATGGCGCCGACCGGGGGCGCGATGGACATGTCGTTGTCGTTGAGGATGACGACGAGGCGGGAGCGCAGGGCGCCGGCGTTGTTCATGGCCTCGTAGGCCATGCCGGCGGAGATGGATCCGTCGCCGATGACCGCCACGACGTTGCGGCGCTCGGGGGTCTCGCCGCGGGCGCGGGCGGCGGCCTCGGCGAGGTCGCGGGCGACGGCCATGCCGAGGCCGGCGGAGATGGAGGTGGAGGAGTGGGCGGCGCCGAAGGGATCGTAGGGGCTCTCGGCGCGCTTGGTGAAGCCGGAGAGGCCGCCGCCCTGGCGCAGGGTGCGGATGCGGTCGCGCCGGCCGGTGAGGATCTTGTGCGGGTAGGCCTGGTGGCCGACGTCCCAGATCAGGCGGTCGTCGGGAGTGTGGAAGACGTAGTGCAGGGCGACCGTGAGTTCGACCACGCCCAGCCCCGCGCCGAGATGGCCGCCGGTGACCGAGACCGCGTCGATGGTCTCGGCGCGCAGTTCCGCGGCGAGCTGCGCCAGGTCGCTCTCCGGCAGGGCGCGAAGCTCCGACGGATCACGGACGCGATCGAGGAGGGGAAGAACCAGTGCTGACAAGATCGTACACCCGTGGTTGAAGCGGCCAGGCTCGGCCCGGCGAGGCATATGCGGTGAAGTTCAGCGTCGTCCGCTGCGGGGTGCTGGCCCTGCATCGGGACACTTTGCGATCGGGACAGAACCGGGGTGCCATTGCGGTGCCATGATCATCCCGGCCGTGGCGGTGTGGTTTGTAACAAGTCCGAACAACATTCTGAACCCCCACCGCGTCAGGAAGGGATCCGCCCCTCCGGAGGGCCGTCCCGCCCGGTGTCCGCCCGGCCGGACAGCCGCCCGGCGGGGCGGCCGTCCGGCGGGACAGCCGTCCCGCCCTGGGGTAGAACGGGCCGGGCCGCGTGGCGCGGCCAGCCGGACGGGGCGGAGCGATGCGAGCGGTGGCGAGCGCCTGGTTTCTGGCGGGCGGGGTGCTGGGGGCGCAGGCCGCGGACGCGTCCCGGCCGGCGCTGCCGCCGCCGAACGCCCCGGCCTACGCCCCCGGCGGCACCCAATGCGACCTCTTCCTGCACTGCGCCTGGAATCCCCTCTACCGCCCCCCCTGCGGGTGGCGTTGGCGCCCGACGCCCGAGGGGCCGCGGCGGGTGCGGGTCTGTTTCTGAGATGGGCGGGTCTGTTTCTGAGATGGGGATGCGGTCCGGCCCGCGGCGCCTCCTGCCGGCGCTTCTCCTTGTCGCGGGGCCCGCCCTCGCGGAGGAGTGTCCCCAGCACTTCGCGGACGGGCAGCCGCCCGCCCTGACCAACCCGCGGCTCGCTGCGGGCGCGACGCTCCTGTGCTTCCGCGCCTTCGCGGTGCTGCATTCGAGCCTCTCGCGCACGCCGCTCTACGCGGCCGAGCATCTCGACCGGGCGCGCGTGGAGGCGGCGCGCCGGCTCGACCGGGTCGATTCCTTCCACGAGGAGGCGCGCCTCCCGGCGGCCGAGCGGGCCGACCTGTCGGACTACGTCGGCAGCGGCTTCGACCGCGGCCACATGGCGCCCTCGGGCGACATGCCGGACCCGGCCGCGATGGCGGAATCCTTCAGCCTGGCCAACATGGTGCCGCAGAACTCCGACCTGAATCGCGGGCTCTGGGCCGGGATCGAGAGCGCGGTGCGCAATCTCGCGGCGGAGCGGGGCGACCTCTACGTGGTGACCGGCCCGACCTTCGAGGGCGGCAACGTCCAGGCGCTGAAGGGCCGGGTGCTGGTGCCGACCCGGCTGTTCAAGGCGGTCTACGACCCGCGCCGGGGCGAGGCGGGGATCTACCTCGCGCGCAACGCCGAGAATGCCGGCTACGAGACGGTCTCGCCCGCGCAGCTCGCCGCGATCGCCGGCATCGTGGTCTTCCCGGGCCTGCCGGAGGCGGCCCGGGCCCGCGCGATGCGGCTGCCCGAGCCCCGGCGCGACGAGGTCTCCGGCGGCCACCGCCCGCGCGGGAGGCCGGAACCCTCCTTCGTCGACTGGCTCGCCCACGAGCTGACCCGGATGGCCAAGCGGGCGCTCCGCGAGGCGATCCGCTCGCTGTTCTGAGGAGCCCCGCCCATGGCGTCCTGCCCGCTCATCCCCTTCTCCGACGACGCCACCGTCCAGACGCTCGGCGCGTTCACGGTCGAGAACGGCACCGAGCGGATCGTCCTGCACGGCTCCCTGGAACTCGCCCGCGAC
This window harbors:
- a CDS encoding DNA/RNA non-specific endonuclease; translation: MRSGPRRLLPALLLVAGPALAEECPQHFADGQPPALTNPRLAAGATLLCFRAFAVLHSSLSRTPLYAAEHLDRARVEAARRLDRVDSFHEEARLPAAERADLSDYVGSGFDRGHMAPSGDMPDPAAMAESFSLANMVPQNSDLNRGLWAGIESAVRNLAAERGDLYVVTGPTFEGGNVQALKGRVLVPTRLFKAVYDPRRGEAGIYLARNAENAGYETVSPAQLAAIAGIVVFPGLPEAARARAMRLPEPRRDEVSGGHRPRGRPEPSFVDWLAHELTRMAKRALREAIRSLF
- the hpnA gene encoding hopanoid-associated sugar epimerase, with product MIEASDRTLSEARPEVGPVLITGASGFLGPALVDVFRAAGFPVRILVRATSPRTNLTWSDVEVAEGDMRDPAAAAAALRGMRYLVHAAADYRLWAPDPEEIVRTNRDGTRVLMRAALDAGVERVVYTSSVATIKPHDDGTPADERRPLTPETAIGAYKRSKVVAERVVDEMVARDGLPAVIVNPSTPIGPRDVKPTPTGRIIVEAANGRMPAFVDTGLNLAHVDDVAAGHLLALRRGRIGERYILGGENVLLSRMLADIAGLVGRRPPTIRLPRAAVYPVALVSELAARFTGKAPLATLDGIRMSRYRMFFSDAKARAELGYAARPYRQGLEDAVAWFRQAGYVR
- the dxs gene encoding 1-deoxy-D-xylulose-5-phosphate synthase, encoding MSALVLPLLDRVRDPSELRALPESDLAQLAAELRAETIDAVSVTGGHLGAGLGVVELTVALHYVFHTPDDRLIWDVGHQAYPHKILTGRRDRIRTLRQGGGLSGFTKRAESPYDPFGAAHSSTSISAGLGMAVARDLAEAAARARGETPERRNVVAVIGDGSISAGMAYEAMNNAGALRSRLVVILNDNDMSIAPPVGAMSAYLARLVSGDTYRSLRDTARQFGRLLPKALYDTAVRAEEYARGILAGGGTMFEELGFHYVGPIDGHNLDHLLPILKNVRDAPEGPVLVHVVTQKGKGYAPAEAAADRGHAVVKFDVVSGQQVKAKANAPTYTRVFGESLVKAADADDKVVAITAAMPSGTGVDLFAKAHPGRTFDVGIAEQHAVTFAAGLAAEGYRPFCAIYSTFLQRAYDQVVHDVALQNLPVRFALDRAGLVGADGATHAGAFDLAYLCCLPNMVVMAAADEAELVHMVATAHAHDAGPIAFRYPRGEGVGVDLPEKGEVLALGRGRVIRRPEGARVALVSLGTRLAEALKAAEQLEERGIGVTVADARFAKPLDEGLLLDLAGSHEVLVTVEEGSTGGFGAMVLHLLAGRGALDAGTVRVRTLTLPDSYQDHDTPERMYAQAGLDAPAIVRAVEHALPDVRRERARLRRV
- the hpnC gene encoding squalene synthase HpnC, which gives rise to MTTATEARSGKSHRDENFPVASHLIHPRHRRPILAFYDFVRAGDDVADNAGLDPSRKVALLDGLAAALTGTGPDDPEAAPLRAALAERGLSPRHALDLLDAFRMDARKSRYASFDELMHYCRYSAMPVGRFVLDVHGEDPAATWAASDAICAALQIINHLQDCGKDFSQLDRVYLPEDLMATHGVAAGDLGAPRASPGLRAVIGTLAHRCLDLLHEGRALPDLIEDTRLAMEIAAIHRLAVMLARGLTARDPLSQRVHHGKAAFALIALGAAGTALARRPFRRHLAPSVRGARP